The Vicia villosa cultivar HV-30 ecotype Madison, WI linkage group LG1, Vvil1.0, whole genome shotgun sequence genome includes a region encoding these proteins:
- the LOC131594741 gene encoding uncharacterized protein LOC131594741, with translation MLSKPILHSRIGKWALALSEFSLTYVPLKVVKGQIVADFIVDHGLTDVSINMVTQTMWQLYFDGSSHRNGSGIGVLIISPQGIPSTFKYKISEACSNNEVEYEALITGLRVLLDLGATKLLERFRVEHISHVPRIENSAANELAQIASGYKVSKDRLGKLIEVKEKEVERYYPALSIAKNGGM, from the exons atgttatcTAAACCTATTTTGCATAGCAGAATTGGGAAATGGGCTTTAGCTTTAAGTGAATTTTctttaacatatgttcctttgaAAGTTGTGAAAGGCCAGATAGTGGCAGATTTCATAGTTGATCATGGATTAACAGATGTATCAATAAATATGGTAACTCAGACCATGTGGCAGTTATATTTTGATGGTTCCAGTCATAGGAATGGGTCAGGCATAGGGGTGTTGATTATATCTCCCCAAGGCATACCGTCGACGTTTAAGTACAAAATTAGTGAAGCTTGTTCTAATAATGAGGTCGAATATGAAGCTCTAATCACAGGATTGAGAGTTCTTTTGGACTTAGGGGCTACTAAA TTATTGGAGAGGTTTCGGGTGGAGCATATAAGTCATGTGCCTCGAATTGAAAATAGTGCAGCAAATGAGCTAGCACAAATTGCTTCCGGATATAAGGTTTCCAAAGATCGACTTGGGAAATTGATTGAAGTCAAAGAGAAGGAAGTTGAACGATACTACCCTGCTTTGTCAATAGCAAAAAATGGGGGGATGTGA